From the Methanomicrobiales archaeon genome, one window contains:
- a CDS encoding PAS domain-containing protein → RRSEQRFTEVLDASPVPAALLDHGGRHLYLNRAFTERFGYTLADTPTENEWFERAFPDAGYRQSVIADWKTDLEQSGSEEIASRIYRVQCKNGAEKTVRFCPVALTDGNRYITCEEVGVG, encoded by the coding sequence TCCGCCGCAGCGAACAGCGGTTCACCGAGGTGCTCGATGCTTCCCCGGTCCCGGCAGCCCTGCTCGATCACGGGGGACGGCACCTCTACCTCAACCGGGCGTTCACCGAACGCTTCGGGTATACCCTGGCAGACACCCCCACCGAAAATGAGTGGTTCGAGCGGGCCTTCCCGGACGCCGGGTACCGACAGTCCGTGATCGCGGACTGGAAGACAGACCTCGAGCAGTCGGGCAGCGAAGAGATTGCCTCCCGGATTTATCGGGTGCAGTGCAAGAACGGCGCGGAGAAAACCGTCCGTTTCTGTCCGGTCGCCCTCACCGATGGAAACCGGTACATCACCTGCGAAGAGGTCGGCGTCGGCTGA